The Nitrospiria bacterium DNA window CTCCCCGCCGTCCGGGCCGCCCGGCAGAACATTCTCCAGTCGCTCCGGGCCGCGTAGTCGGGCCCGGCCGGAGAGACGAGCCGGATGGATGCGCAAGAAACCGGGTCTTGACAAATAACCGCGCGGTCTGATACATTGCTTTGCATACCAACTGGTAGGTATACAACAGGCTTTGAGATGAAAACGGCCCAGACGCGGGCTCCCGCCCGCGAAAAACTACTCGACGCGGCCCAACGGCTGATGCTGGCCAAAGGCTATCCCGCGACCACGGTCGACGAGATCTGCGCGGCGGCGAGGTTGACGAAAGGGAGCTTCTTCCATTATTTTGAAAGCAAGGAGGACCTGGGCAAAGCGCTTCTGAACCGCGATGACTCCTCCGGGCAGCGGATGGGACGGGACGCCCTCCTCGCAAGAAAGCGCGATCCCCTGGAACGGGTCTACGATTATCTGGATTTCGCCGCCCGGCGGTACCAAAGTCCGCCCGGTCGGAACGGCTGCCTGTTGGGAAACTTCGCCCAGGAGCTTTCGGATACGCACCCGGCAATCCGGGCGTTGTGCGCCGAGCGCTTCGACGAGTGGGCCGCGACGCTCAAGCGGGCCTTGGATGAAGCCAAGATGACGCATCGGCCGAGGGCCGCCCTGGACACCCGGAGTCTGGCCGAGCATTTCATCGCCGTCCTGGAGGGCTCGCTCATTCTGGGGAAGGCGCATCGGGACATGAGAATCGTCCGGAAGAATCTGCGCCATTTTAAACGGTACCTGAAGACGATTTTTCAAGAATGAATCGAGCACGAATACGATGAAGGGAAGGAGAACCGCCGATGAAATCCGCACTCGAATGGATATCACAAAACGAATCGAACGGAAATCTCGAAACCGCCGAAAGGTTTCCGCAGGAATCGTCGCCCGTTTCGGATGACCCTCTGCTGGACGCCTATTCGCAGGCGGTGATCGCCGCCGCCGAGAGGGTCAGTCCCTCGGTCGTCAATATTGAAGTCCATCAAACGCCGAGGGACAGGCAATTGATTGATCCCCGCCGCCCGCGGGAGCCCCGGGGTACCGGATCGGGTTTCATCTTTACGAAGGACGGCCTGATCCTGACGAACAGCCACGTGGTGCACCGGGCGGCCGACATCGAAGTGACGCTCTCGGATGGTCGGCGCTTTGTAGCCGACGTGGTGGGCGACGATCCCGGAACGGACTTGGCCGTGATCCGAATCACGGCGCCCAACCTGACTCCCGCCCGGCTCGGCGAATCGAAAACGATCCGGCCGGGCCAATTGGCGATCGCGATCGGCAACCCCTACGGTTTTCAGACAACCGTCACGGCCGGTGTGGTCAGCGCGCTCGGCCGTTCCCTGCGTTCCCGATCCGGACGGCTGATCGACGACGTGATCCAGACGGACGCCGCGTTGAACCCGGGCAACTCGGGCGGGCCGCTCGTAAACTCCCGCGGCGAGGCGATCGGCGTCAACACAGCCGTG harbors:
- a CDS encoding trypsin-like peptidase domain-containing protein, with product MKSALEWISQNESNGNLETAERFPQESSPVSDDPLLDAYSQAVIAAAERVSPSVVNIEVHQTPRDRQLIDPRRPREPRGTGSGFIFTKDGLILTNSHVVHRAADIEVTLSDGRRFVADVVGDDPGTDLAVIRITAPNLTPARLGESKTIRPGQLAIAIGNPYGFQTTVTAGVVSALGRSLRSRSGRLIDDVIQTDAALNPGNSGGPLVNSRGEAIGVNTAVIMGAQGICFAIGIDTAKFIAARLIKDGRVRRGYIGVAGQNVPLHRRLVRFHNLPVESGVLVVSIEPESPARRAGLTEGDLIIGYDGRPIRGIDDLHKVLTEKQVGVKAPLTILRRTDRMTLDIVPEESKTETEP
- a CDS encoding TetR/AcrR family transcriptional regulator, translating into MKTAQTRAPAREKLLDAAQRLMLAKGYPATTVDEICAAARLTKGSFFHYFESKEDLGKALLNRDDSSGQRMGRDALLARKRDPLERVYDYLDFAARRYQSPPGRNGCLLGNFAQELSDTHPAIRALCAERFDEWAATLKRALDEAKMTHRPRAALDTRSLAEHFIAVLEGSLILGKAHRDMRIVRKNLRHFKRYLKTIFQE